The Nocardioides sp. S5 genome includes a window with the following:
- the xylB gene encoding xylulokinase, with product MALVLGIDSSTQSTKALLVDTDDGRVVDARTAPHPPGTEVDPRAWLGAVDDATQGLLERADAVSVAGQQHGMVALDADGEPVRDALLWNDTRSAGAAHDLITEMGGPQACADAVGSVLVASFTVTKLRWLRDHEPDRAARVASVLLPHDYVSRHLSAAGTPAFTDRGDASGTGYFATAEGSWRPDLLERALGRSADLPRVVAPGTAAAETAGGALVAGGTGDNMGAALGMALRPGDVLVSVGTSGVASAVSTVPVADGTGVVTGFADASGGYLPMVTTMNAAGILDLQAQWLGVDHDGLAELALASTPGAGGVTLLPYYGGERTPNRPDAVGTWTGLTPRTTRADLARAAYEALLCSLADAVDRLVAATSEQPRRLLMVGGATKSPALRALAPAILGASVTLPPSGEYVALGAARQAAWALARTSAPPTWPAAETTVLEADPTPHVREVYADLRERTAPWTPATEGTS from the coding sequence GTGGCTCTCGTGCTCGGCATCGACTCATCGACCCAGTCGACCAAGGCGCTCCTCGTCGACACCGACGACGGGCGCGTGGTCGACGCCCGGACCGCTCCGCACCCGCCCGGCACCGAGGTCGATCCGCGTGCCTGGCTGGGCGCGGTCGACGACGCGACGCAGGGCCTGCTCGAGCGGGCCGACGCGGTCTCCGTCGCCGGCCAGCAGCACGGCATGGTCGCCCTCGACGCCGACGGCGAGCCCGTGCGCGACGCCCTGCTCTGGAACGACACCCGCTCCGCAGGCGCCGCCCACGACCTCATCACCGAGATGGGCGGGCCGCAGGCCTGCGCCGACGCGGTCGGTAGCGTGCTGGTCGCCTCCTTTACCGTCACCAAGCTGCGCTGGCTGCGCGACCACGAGCCCGACCGGGCCGCCCGCGTGGCGTCGGTCCTGCTCCCCCACGACTACGTCTCCCGCCACCTGTCCGCGGCGGGCACCCCGGCCTTCACCGACCGCGGCGACGCCTCCGGCACCGGCTACTTCGCCACCGCCGAGGGGTCCTGGCGCCCCGACCTGCTCGAGCGCGCGCTGGGCAGGTCGGCGGACCTGCCGCGGGTGGTCGCGCCCGGCACGGCGGCGGCGGAGACCGCCGGCGGAGCCCTGGTCGCGGGCGGCACCGGGGACAACATGGGCGCCGCCCTGGGGATGGCGCTGCGTCCCGGCGACGTGCTCGTCTCGGTCGGCACCTCCGGCGTCGCCTCTGCGGTCAGCACGGTCCCGGTCGCCGACGGCACCGGCGTGGTCACCGGCTTCGCCGACGCCAGCGGCGGCTACCTGCCGATGGTGACGACCATGAACGCCGCCGGGATCCTCGACCTCCAGGCGCAGTGGCTGGGTGTCGACCACGACGGCCTCGCCGAGCTCGCCCTGGCGTCCACGCCCGGCGCGGGCGGCGTCACCCTGCTGCCCTACTACGGCGGTGAGCGCACCCCCAACCGTCCCGACGCCGTCGGCACCTGGACCGGGCTCACGCCCCGCACGACCCGCGCCGACCTGGCGCGAGCGGCGTACGAGGCGCTCCTGTGCTCGCTCGCCGACGCCGTCGACCGGCTGGTGGCCGCCACCAGCGAGCAGCCCCGCCGCCTGCTGATGGTCGGCGGCGCCACGAAGAGCCCCGCGCTGCGGGCGCTGGCCCCGGCGATCCTCGGCGCGTCCGTGACGCTGCCGCCGTCGGGTGAGTACGTCGCCCTCGGCGCCGCGCGGCAGGCCGCGTGGGCGCTCGCCCGGACGTCCGCTCCGCCGACCTGGCCGGCCGCCGAGACGACCGTGCTCGAGGCCGACCCCACCCCCCACGTCCGCGAGGTCTACGCCGACCTCCGTGAGCGCACCGCCCCCTGGACCCCTGCAACGGAAGGCACGTCATGA
- a CDS encoding TetR/AcrR family transcriptional regulator codes for MPRAGLTGDRLAEAAADLADEVGVDGLSLSALARRFGVAVPSLYAHVSSLRDLQVRVALLALEESADLVAAALAGVSGRDALTAVGGVWRTYAREHPGRYAATRLPLDPAAAAASAGPRHADLARASLRDYALSDADGTHAVRLLGATFHGYAALDAAGAFSHGAPGAPTSDDTWERVLDGLDTLFRSWETR; via the coding sequence GTGCCACGCGCAGGACTGACCGGCGACCGCCTTGCCGAGGCCGCTGCCGACCTCGCCGACGAGGTGGGCGTCGACGGGCTCAGCCTCTCGGCCCTGGCCCGTCGCTTCGGGGTGGCGGTCCCGAGCCTCTATGCCCATGTGAGCAGCCTGCGCGACCTCCAGGTGCGGGTCGCGCTGCTGGCCCTCGAGGAGAGCGCCGACCTCGTCGCCGCGGCCCTCGCCGGGGTCAGCGGGCGCGACGCCCTCACCGCCGTCGGTGGGGTCTGGCGCACCTATGCGCGCGAGCACCCGGGCCGCTACGCCGCGACCCGGCTGCCCCTCGACCCCGCCGCGGCCGCCGCCAGCGCCGGCCCGCGCCACGCCGACCTGGCTCGCGCCTCGCTCCGCGACTACGCCCTGTCCGACGCCGACGGGACCCACGCCGTACGCCTGCTGGGCGCGACCTTCCACGGCTACGCCGCCCTCGACGCGGCTGGCGCCTTCAGCCACGGTGCCCCCGGGGCACCGACGTCCGACGACACGTGGGAGCGCGTGCTCGACGGGCTCGACACCCTGTTCCGCTCCTGGGAGACCCGATGA
- a CDS encoding SGNH/GDSL hydrolase family protein yields the protein MTDPTLLETLVKGALELEPTDRGLLPHRLPGWARAQSDDPQLHLVEAQPAGVRLALRTTATRLELDVLPTKRRYVGAPARPDGWYDVLVDGALVDRLQAPGGNVLDVDMMTGASTFTAGDPTTLVIALPAGAKHVEVWLPHDEQTALVDLRADAHVTAVDDDRPRWVHHGSSISHGSIATHPTEPWPVVAARLARLDLVNLGLGGSALLDPFVARTIRDTPADLISLKLGVNLVNQDLIRRRALGPAVHGWLDTIRDGHPDTPVRVVSPVHCAIHESVPGPTAPDAEAFAEGRVAFVAGGDPAQVARGALTLEVVREVLAEVVERRDDPHLAYVDGLALYGPADEERLPLPDNLHPDSAAHRLIGERFAALGDW from the coding sequence ATGACCGACCCGACCCTGCTCGAGACCCTCGTGAAGGGCGCCCTCGAGCTCGAGCCCACCGACCGCGGCCTGCTGCCGCACCGACTGCCCGGGTGGGCCCGCGCGCAGTCCGACGACCCGCAGCTCCACCTCGTCGAGGCCCAGCCCGCCGGCGTACGCCTCGCGCTGCGCACCACCGCCACCCGCCTGGAGCTCGACGTGCTGCCCACCAAGCGGCGCTACGTCGGCGCCCCGGCGCGACCCGACGGGTGGTACGACGTGCTGGTCGACGGCGCGCTGGTCGACCGGCTCCAGGCACCCGGCGGCAACGTGCTCGACGTCGACATGATGACGGGGGCGAGCACCTTCACCGCAGGCGACCCGACGACCCTCGTGATCGCGCTCCCGGCGGGTGCGAAGCACGTCGAGGTCTGGCTGCCGCACGACGAGCAGACCGCGCTCGTCGACCTGCGCGCGGATGCGCACGTGACCGCGGTCGACGACGACCGGCCCCGGTGGGTCCACCACGGCAGCTCGATCAGCCACGGGTCGATCGCGACCCACCCCACCGAGCCGTGGCCGGTCGTGGCCGCGCGCCTGGCCCGGCTCGACCTGGTCAACCTCGGCCTCGGCGGCAGTGCGTTGCTCGACCCCTTCGTCGCGCGCACCATCCGCGACACCCCTGCCGACCTGATAAGCCTCAAGCTCGGCGTCAACCTGGTCAACCAGGACCTGATCCGCCGCCGCGCGCTGGGCCCGGCGGTCCACGGCTGGCTCGACACGATCCGTGACGGCCACCCCGACACCCCGGTCCGGGTGGTCTCGCCCGTGCACTGCGCGATCCACGAGTCGGTGCCGGGACCCACCGCCCCCGACGCAGAGGCCTTCGCCGAGGGCCGGGTGGCGTTCGTCGCCGGCGGGGACCCCGCGCAGGTGGCGCGCGGAGCGCTCACCCTGGAGGTGGTGCGCGAGGTGCTCGCCGAGGTGGTCGAGCGACGCGACGACCCGCACCTGGCGTACGTCGACGGGCTGGCGCTCTACGGCCCCGCGGACGAGGAGCGCCTCCCGCTGCCGGACAACCTTCACCCCGACTCCGCGGCCCACCGGCTGATCGGCGAGCGGTTCGCGGCGCTGGGGGACTGGTAG
- the speB gene encoding agmatinase gives MARYGAQFGPDITFLGVPACDLDDPATYAGADVVVVGAPFDGGTSHRPGTRFGPQAIRMTDYLPHDGSRPSLALRTDGLQDLRVVDAGDVEMPPGDIERALGVLEAAVEKVARAGAIPVVLGGDHSIAFPDAKGVANVLGHGRVSMIHFDAHADTGDIEFGSLWGHGQPMRRLIESGALRGDRFLQVGLRGYWPGPETLDWMAAERMRSYEMTEIVHRGLTACLTEAFAIATDECDGVFLSVDIDVCDPGHAPGTGTPEPGGLSARELLDAVRRICLELPVVGIDVVEVSPPYDHADITAALANRVVLEALSAIARRRRDERDGTTWDPARPLLDR, from the coding sequence ATGGCTCGCTACGGCGCTCAGTTCGGCCCGGACATCACCTTCCTCGGCGTCCCCGCGTGCGACCTCGACGACCCGGCGACGTACGCCGGCGCCGACGTCGTCGTGGTCGGCGCACCCTTCGACGGCGGCACGTCGCACCGCCCGGGCACGCGCTTCGGGCCGCAGGCGATCCGGATGACCGACTACCTCCCGCACGACGGCTCGCGGCCGAGCCTGGCGCTGCGCACCGACGGCCTCCAGGACCTCCGTGTGGTCGACGCCGGCGACGTCGAGATGCCGCCCGGCGACATCGAGCGCGCCCTCGGGGTGCTGGAGGCGGCGGTGGAGAAGGTCGCCCGCGCCGGCGCCATCCCCGTCGTGCTCGGCGGCGACCACTCGATCGCCTTCCCCGACGCGAAGGGCGTGGCCAACGTGCTCGGCCACGGCCGCGTCTCGATGATCCACTTCGACGCGCACGCCGACACCGGCGACATCGAGTTCGGCTCGCTGTGGGGCCACGGCCAGCCGATGCGACGCCTCATCGAGTCGGGTGCGCTGCGCGGCGACCGCTTCCTCCAGGTCGGACTGCGCGGCTACTGGCCCGGTCCCGAGACCCTCGACTGGATGGCCGCGGAGAGGATGCGGTCCTACGAGATGACCGAGATCGTCCACCGCGGGCTCACCGCGTGCCTGACCGAGGCCTTCGCCATCGCCACCGACGAGTGCGACGGCGTCTTCCTCTCCGTCGACATCGACGTCTGCGACCCCGGCCACGCGCCGGGCACCGGCACCCCGGAGCCCGGCGGCCTCAGTGCCCGCGAGCTGCTCGACGCCGTACGCCGCATCTGCCTCGAGCTGCCCGTCGTAGGCATCGACGTCGTGGAGGTCAGCCCGCCCTACGACCACGCCGACATCACGGCTGCGCTCGCCAACCGCGTCGTGCTGGAGGCGCTGTCCGCGATCGCGCGGAGGCGACGCGACGAGCGCGACGGCACGACCTGGGACCCGGCGCGCCCGCTGCTGGACCGCTAG
- a CDS encoding hemerythrin domain-containing protein, whose translation MPIDDATRPRVAGQVDLTPTQRHAGDHLRMIHDHFRQQLAQLTAAVTELREGTLDVGAVREHLHRLAPALTTQQVSGLCQQVCRFLTMHHTIEDQNLFPAVATLEAYAPVAARLAEEHLDIHAHLERVDELAVAVLSDPTHVDALVVAVADLRADLESHFTYEETEMTEPLGLLGLGI comes from the coding sequence GTGCCGATCGACGACGCCACCCGACCTCGCGTGGCCGGGCAGGTGGACCTGACTCCGACGCAGCGTCACGCCGGCGACCACCTGCGGATGATCCACGACCACTTCCGCCAGCAGCTGGCCCAGCTGACGGCGGCCGTCACCGAGCTCCGCGAGGGCACGCTCGACGTGGGTGCCGTCCGCGAGCACCTGCACCGACTGGCCCCCGCACTCACGACGCAGCAGGTGTCGGGGCTGTGCCAGCAGGTCTGCCGGTTCCTGACGATGCACCACACCATCGAGGACCAGAACCTGTTCCCCGCCGTCGCCACCCTGGAGGCGTACGCCCCGGTCGCGGCGCGGCTGGCCGAGGAGCACCTCGACATCCACGCCCACCTCGAGCGGGTCGACGAGCTCGCGGTGGCCGTGCTCTCCGACCCGACGCACGTCGACGCCCTGGTGGTGGCCGTGGCGGACCTGCGCGCGGACCTCGAGTCGCACTTCACCTACGAGGAGACCGAGATGACCGAGCCGCTCGGACTGCTGGGGCTGGGGATCTAG
- a CDS encoding glycoside hydrolase family 16 protein — MPAPRALAGGALALLMPASLLLATSTGSAADPSVAAPTALSSPERRATRSRAKIQVLPQIVQQGRRTASPDAARVAIAATVKPRRAGRPVRLQVKRGSGWKNVGKARSDRRGRAEFSARATRRGLPLTYRVKAHRFKGLRPTTSRGESTARWRTPHYTENFSGRSLRPEWSHRGQTYERASKRLCSKGSPKAVKVRGGKVRLSVIKDRSRKDRCKAVKRGSSSGRYAYRLNGHISTQDRVSFTYGFAAARIKMHTRRGQHSSFWMQPEVSRAGSPRTAGAEIDVIEYFGDKHRRGGLTSFIHWKRDGRVVKTGSWIKQPRSFLKNRRDGWSKNYHVFSVEWTPKMYIFRIDGKETWRTRKGVSGQPQYPILSLLASDYELSYMRDEQLPQHMSVDWLRIWQA; from the coding sequence ATGCCCGCACCACGCGCGCTGGCCGGTGGCGCCCTCGCGCTGCTGATGCCCGCGTCCCTGCTCCTGGCCACAAGCACCGGGTCGGCCGCCGATCCGTCGGTGGCCGCCCCAACTGCACTGTCGTCGCCCGAACGCCGGGCCACCCGGTCCCGGGCGAAGATCCAGGTGCTGCCCCAGATCGTGCAGCAGGGGCGCCGCACGGCCAGCCCCGACGCTGCCCGGGTGGCCATCGCCGCCACCGTCAAGCCCCGCCGTGCCGGTCGACCCGTCCGGCTCCAGGTCAAGCGCGGCTCGGGGTGGAAGAACGTCGGCAAGGCGCGCTCGGACCGCCGCGGGCGTGCGGAGTTCTCCGCGCGCGCCACCCGCCGTGGCCTCCCGCTGACCTACCGCGTGAAGGCCCACCGGTTCAAGGGCCTGCGCCCGACCACCAGCCGTGGAGAGAGCACCGCACGCTGGCGCACACCCCACTACACCGAGAACTTCTCGGGTCGCTCGCTGCGACCCGAGTGGAGCCACCGCGGCCAGACCTACGAGCGGGCCAGCAAGAGACTGTGCTCCAAGGGCAGCCCGAAGGCCGTCAAGGTGCGCGGCGGCAAGGTGCGCCTCAGCGTGATCAAGGACCGCAGCCGCAAGGACAGGTGCAAGGCGGTCAAGCGGGGCTCCTCGTCCGGCCGCTACGCCTACCGTCTCAACGGCCACATCTCGACGCAGGACCGCGTGTCGTTCACGTACGGCTTCGCGGCCGCGCGGATCAAGATGCACACGCGTCGTGGCCAGCACAGCAGCTTCTGGATGCAGCCCGAGGTCTCGCGGGCCGGCAGCCCGCGCACGGCGGGCGCCGAGATCGACGTCATCGAGTACTTCGGCGACAAGCACCGCCGCGGCGGCCTGACGAGCTTCATCCACTGGAAGCGCGACGGCCGGGTCGTCAAGACCGGTTCCTGGATCAAGCAGCCGAGGAGCTTCCTGAAGAACCGGCGCGACGGGTGGTCGAAGAACTACCACGTCTTCTCCGTGGAGTGGACCCCGAAGATGTACATCTTCAGGATCGACGGCAAGGAGACCTGGCGCACGCGCAAGGGCGTCTCCGGTCAGCCCCAGTACCCGATCCTGAGCCTGCTCGCCTCCGACTACGAGCTGTCCTACATGCGGGACGAGCAGCTGCCCCAGCACATGTCGGTCGACTGGCTGCGGATCTGGCAGGCCTGA
- a CDS encoding IS256 family transposase, with the protein MTVDPNSIDLPAFMAEHLQRAEPDLLRSMLSTFVQALMSAEADAICGAPYGERSPDRTNSRNGYRTRDFDTRTGTMQVAIPKLREGSYFPDWLLERRRRAERALTTVVATCYLLGVSTRRMEKLVETLGITRLSKSQVSVMAKELDAHVEDFRTRPLDAGPYTFVAADALTMKVREGGRVVNTHVLVATGINADGHREILGVDICSAESEAGWLTLFRGLNARGLTGVKLVTSDAHSGLVAAMTSTLDGAAWQRCRTHYAANLMSATPKSSWGWVKAMLHSIYDQPDAKAVHAQFDRVIETLYEKLPAVAEHLEEARADILAFTAFPKEIWRQIWSNNPNERLNREIRRRTDVVGIFPDRNSAIRLIGAVLAEQHDDWAEGRRYLGLDVLARSRIALINTDDTTDQKEDLTPAALTA; encoded by the coding sequence ATGACCGTCGACCCCAACTCTATTGACCTGCCCGCGTTCATGGCCGAGCACCTCCAGCGCGCCGAACCCGACCTGCTCCGATCGATGCTGTCCACGTTCGTTCAGGCGTTGATGTCGGCCGAGGCCGACGCGATCTGCGGCGCCCCGTATGGCGAACGCAGCCCGGATCGGACCAACTCCCGCAACGGCTACCGGACCCGGGACTTCGACACCCGCACCGGGACGATGCAGGTCGCGATCCCCAAGCTGCGCGAGGGGTCCTACTTCCCCGACTGGCTCCTCGAGCGACGCCGTCGTGCGGAGCGAGCACTGACCACCGTGGTGGCGACCTGCTACCTCCTCGGGGTCTCTACCCGGCGGATGGAGAAGCTCGTCGAAACGCTCGGCATCACCCGGCTGTCCAAGTCGCAGGTCAGCGTGATGGCCAAGGAGCTCGACGCGCACGTCGAGGACTTCCGGACCCGGCCACTCGATGCCGGGCCGTACACGTTCGTGGCCGCGGACGCGTTGACGATGAAGGTCCGCGAAGGCGGCCGGGTGGTCAACACCCACGTGCTGGTCGCCACCGGCATCAACGCCGACGGCCACCGCGAGATCCTCGGCGTGGACATCTGCTCAGCCGAGTCCGAGGCCGGCTGGCTGACCCTGTTCCGTGGCCTGAACGCCCGCGGCCTGACCGGGGTCAAGCTCGTCACCTCGGACGCCCACAGCGGTCTGGTCGCCGCGATGACCTCGACCCTGGACGGTGCCGCCTGGCAACGCTGCCGGACCCACTACGCCGCGAACCTGATGTCCGCGACGCCCAAGTCGTCGTGGGGCTGGGTCAAAGCGATGCTGCACTCGATCTACGACCAGCCCGACGCCAAGGCCGTGCACGCCCAGTTCGACCGCGTCATCGAGACCCTGTACGAGAAGCTCCCCGCGGTGGCTGAGCACCTCGAGGAAGCTCGCGCCGACATCCTGGCCTTCACCGCGTTCCCGAAGGAGATCTGGCGCCAGATCTGGTCCAACAACCCGAACGAACGGCTCAACCGCGAGATCCGCCGCCGTACCGACGTCGTCGGGATCTTCCCCGACCGCAACTCCGCCATCCGGCTCATCGGCGCCGTGCTGGCCGAGCAGCACGACGACTGGGCCGAAGGACGCCGCTACCTCGGACTCGACGTCCTGGCCCGCTCCCGCATCGCCCTGATCAACACCGACGACACCACCGACCAAAAGGAGGACCTGACACCCGCCGCACTCACTGCCTAG
- a CDS encoding adenylate kinase, giving the protein MRLILMGPPGAGKGTQARVIAAELGIPAISTGDLFRAHVAKQTPLGIEAERFMSLGEYVPDSVTNAMVRDRLDEGDARGGFLLDGYPRTLAQVEELDVLMTARGIALDAVILLIVDGDEIVERLLRRGATEGRTDDNERVIRRRLDVYAEETEPLLLNYSRSGLLTEVFGAGPPTEVTSRTFAALQRSGLTVPNPSQLSPRVWCTTGPS; this is encoded by the coding sequence CTGAGATTGATCTTGATGGGCCCCCCAGGAGCGGGCAAGGGGACGCAGGCGAGGGTCATCGCCGCCGAACTGGGAATCCCCGCCATTTCCACCGGGGATCTCTTCCGAGCCCATGTGGCGAAGCAGACACCCCTCGGCATCGAGGCGGAGCGTTTCATGAGCCTCGGCGAGTACGTCCCTGACTCCGTCACCAACGCGATGGTTCGAGATCGGCTTGACGAGGGTGACGCTCGCGGCGGATTCCTACTCGATGGCTATCCGCGCACATTGGCACAGGTTGAGGAACTCGACGTTCTGATGACCGCAAGAGGAATTGCTCTGGACGCGGTCATCTTGTTGATCGTTGATGGTGACGAAATCGTCGAGAGGCTGCTGCGGCGGGGTGCCACCGAGGGACGCACGGACGACAACGAGAGAGTGATCCGTCGCCGTCTTGACGTCTACGCGGAGGAGACCGAGCCATTGCTCTTGAACTACTCTCGCAGTGGCCTTCTCACCGAAGTCTTTGGTGCGGGTCCGCCTACCGAGGTGACCAGTCGAACCTTTGCCGCTCTACAGCGCTCCGGACTGACGGTGCCAAATCCCTCCCAGTTGAGTCCACGGGTGTGGTGTACGACGGGCCCGTCGTGA